The following are from one region of the Lacinutrix sp. Bg11-31 genome:
- the purU gene encoding formyltetrahydrofolate deformylase, whose product MKKITLQIHCKDQSGIIATVTNFIANNNGNIVYIDQHVDREQDIFFMRLESEFTSFSMESFTLNFKTELAERFNMKWRIYDAEDKPKMALFVSKYDHCLYDLLGRYNSGELDLEIPFIVSNHNTLKPIADSFKIPFYHIPVTKDTKAEAEVQQLKLCDSHGVDFIVLARYMQIVSSKIISKFPNKVINIHHSFLPAFVGAKPYHSAYKRGVKIIGATSHYVTKELDAGPIIEQDVERVSHTYTIEDLIAKGRDLERVVLANAIKLHIKRKVMVFNNKTVIFS is encoded by the coding sequence ATGAAAAAAATAACATTACAAATACACTGTAAAGATCAATCTGGAATTATTGCAACAGTCACTAATTTTATAGCTAACAACAATGGAAACATTGTTTACATAGACCAACATGTAGATAGAGAACAAGACATTTTCTTTATGCGTTTAGAGAGTGAATTTACTTCCTTTTCTATGGAAAGTTTTACTCTTAATTTTAAAACTGAATTAGCTGAACGGTTTAATATGAAATGGCGTATTTATGATGCTGAAGACAAACCAAAAATGGCTTTATTTGTGTCTAAATACGATCACTGTTTGTACGATTTACTAGGTCGTTATAATTCGGGTGAATTGGATTTAGAAATCCCTTTTATTGTTAGCAATCATAATACTTTAAAGCCTATTGCAGATAGTTTTAAGATTCCGTTTTATCATATTCCTGTTACAAAAGATACTAAAGCTGAAGCCGAAGTACAACAATTAAAGTTATGCGATTCTCATGGTGTCGATTTTATTGTTTTAGCACGTTACATGCAAATTGTATCTAGTAAAATTATTAGCAAGTTCCCTAATAAGGTTATAAATATTCACCATTCGTTTTTACCAGCTTTTGTAGGTGCAAAACCCTATCATTCTGCTTATAAACGTGGTGTAAAAATTATTGGAGCGACAAGCCATTATGTAACCAAGGAATTAGATGCAGGACCAATTATAGAACAAGATGTAGAGCGTGTATCTCACACTTACACTATTGAAGATTTAATTGCAAAAGGACGTGACTTAGAGCGCGTTGTATTGGCTAATGCTATTAAATTACACATAAAACGTAAGGTGATGGTGTTTAATAATAAAACGGTTATTTTCTCGTAA
- a CDS encoding methylmalonyl-CoA mutase family protein: MIQATPYKPKYKVRIVTAAALFDGHDASINIMRRIIQSTGVEVIHLGHDRSVDEVVNTAIQEDANAICLTSYQGGHNEYFKYMYDLLKERGAEHIKIFGGGGGVILPSEIKDLMDYGISRIYSPDDGREMGLQGMINDLVQQSDFAIGDKLNGEVALLPTKNAKAIARVISSAENFPEVAKNALEEIHLKNKNSKTPVLGITGTGGSGKSSLVDELVRRFLIDFPEKTVGLVSVDPSKRKTGGALLGDRIRMNAINSPRVYMRSLATRQSNLALSKYVNEAVQVLKAAEYDLIILETSGIGQSDTEIMEHSDVALYVMTPEFGAATQLEKIDMLDFADLVAINKFDKRGSLDALRDVKKQYMRNNHLWDVHQDDLPVYGTIASQFNDPGMNTLYKAIMDKLVEKTESNLKSTFEISEEMSEKIFVIPPSRTRYLSEIAESNRAYDKTASTQVEVAQRLFGIYKTLESVLNVIASETKQSLLDKHGVNSDEIQNLVTEENKDFVRLLLGEFDRVKLNLNPHNWEVIIGWDEKVNKYKNPIYTFKVRDKEIKIETHTKSLSQSDIPKVALPKYQAWGDILKWCLQENVPGEFPYTSGLYPFKRTGEDPARMFAGEGGPERTNRRFHYVSAGLPAKRLSTAFDSVTLYGNDPDLRPDIYGKIGNAGVSICCLDDAKKLYSGFDLAHVMTSVSMTINGPAPMLLGFFMNAAIDQQCEFYIKENGLEKEVEAKIAKLYKGKERPSYNGDLPESNNGLGLMLLGVTGDLVLPADVYAEIKKNTIAQVRGTVQADILKEDQAQNTCIFSTEFALRLMGDVQEYFIENNVRNFYSVSISGYHIAEAGANPITQLALTLSNGFTYVEYYLSRGMDINKFGPNLSFFFSNGIDPEYSVIGRVARKIWSKALKHKYGANSRAQMLKYHIQTSGRSLHAQEIDFNDIRTTLQALYAIYDNCNSLHTNAYDEAITTPTEESVRRAMAIQLIINKELGLAKNENPIQGSFIIEELTDLVEDAVLTEFDRITERGGVLGAMETMYQRSKIQEESLYYETLKHNGEFPIIGVNTFLSSKGSPTVIPKEVIRATEEEKQFQIKTLEHLHKANDTDVLLKELQQKAIKNENIFEALMEVCKVCSLGEITASLFEVGGQYRRNM, from the coding sequence ATGATACAAGCAACACCATACAAACCAAAATATAAAGTTAGAATAGTAACAGCAGCAGCCTTGTTTGATGGGCATGATGCATCCATAAATATTATGCGACGCATTATCCAATCTACAGGAGTTGAGGTTATCCACCTTGGACACGATAGAAGTGTAGACGAGGTTGTAAATACAGCCATTCAAGAAGATGCAAATGCTATATGCTTAACCTCTTATCAAGGAGGACACAACGAGTATTTTAAATACATGTACGACCTTTTAAAAGAAAGAGGAGCAGAACATATTAAAATCTTCGGTGGAGGAGGAGGTGTAATTTTACCTTCGGAAATTAAAGATTTAATGGATTATGGTATTTCACGAATTTACTCACCAGACGATGGTCGTGAAATGGGATTACAAGGCATGATTAACGATTTGGTACAACAATCAGACTTTGCCATTGGAGATAAATTAAATGGTGAAGTAGCATTACTACCTACAAAAAATGCAAAAGCAATAGCGAGAGTTATTTCTTCGGCTGAAAATTTTCCTGAAGTTGCAAAAAATGCTTTAGAGGAAATTCATTTAAAAAATAAAAATTCTAAAACACCAGTTTTAGGAATCACAGGAACTGGAGGTTCAGGAAAATCGTCTTTAGTAGACGAGTTAGTACGACGTTTTCTTATAGACTTTCCAGAAAAAACAGTTGGTTTAGTTTCTGTAGATCCTTCAAAACGTAAAACTGGAGGTGCACTTTTAGGAGATAGAATACGTATGAATGCCATAAACTCACCACGAGTTTATATGCGTAGTTTGGCTACACGCCAAAGTAATTTAGCATTATCTAAATATGTAAATGAAGCTGTACAGGTTTTAAAAGCTGCGGAATATGATTTAATAATTCTTGAAACTTCTGGTATTGGGCAATCTGATACAGAAATTATGGAGCACAGTGATGTTGCTTTATACGTTATGACACCAGAATTTGGTGCAGCTACACAGTTGGAGAAAATAGATATGCTTGATTTTGCAGATTTGGTAGCCATTAATAAATTCGATAAACGTGGTTCTTTAGATGCGTTGCGTGATGTGAAAAAACAATACATGCGTAATAATCATCTTTGGGATGTGCATCAAGATGATTTACCTGTTTATGGCACAATTGCATCTCAGTTTAACGATCCAGGAATGAACACGCTTTACAAAGCGATAATGGATAAGTTAGTTGAGAAAACTGAATCTAATTTAAAATCGACTTTTGAAATTTCGGAAGAAATGAGCGAGAAGATTTTTGTGATTCCACCAAGTAGAACACGTTACTTATCTGAAATTGCAGAAAGTAATCGTGCGTACGATAAAACGGCTTCTACTCAAGTTGAAGTTGCACAAAGACTTTTTGGTATTTATAAAACATTAGAATCTGTACTAAACGTCATTGCGAGTGAAACGAAGCAATCTCTTTTAGATAAACATGGCGTAAATAGTGATGAGATTCAGAATCTAGTTACCGAAGAAAATAAAGACTTTGTGAGATTACTTCTTGGAGAGTTCGATCGTGTAAAACTAAACTTAAACCCACACAATTGGGAGGTTATAATAGGTTGGGACGAGAAAGTAAATAAATATAAAAATCCTATCTATACTTTTAAAGTAAGAGATAAGGAAATAAAAATAGAAACACATACAAAGTCATTATCGCAAAGTGATATTCCAAAGGTAGCTTTACCAAAGTATCAAGCTTGGGGAGATATTTTAAAATGGTGTTTACAAGAAAATGTGCCAGGAGAATTTCCGTACACTTCAGGATTATATCCTTTTAAACGTACAGGAGAAGATCCAGCAAGAATGTTTGCAGGAGAAGGAGGTCCAGAACGTACAAATAGACGTTTTCACTATGTAAGTGCAGGTTTACCAGCGAAACGTTTATCTACAGCTTTCGATAGTGTAACACTTTATGGTAACGATCCAGATTTACGTCCAGATATTTACGGTAAAATTGGTAATGCAGGAGTTTCAATTTGTTGTTTAGACGATGCTAAAAAACTGTATTCTGGTTTCGATTTAGCACATGTAATGACATCGGTAAGTATGACTATTAATGGTCCAGCTCCAATGTTATTAGGTTTCTTTATGAATGCTGCTATAGATCAACAATGTGAGTTTTATATTAAGGAAAACGGACTAGAAAAAGAAGTAGAAGCTAAAATTGCTAAACTATATAAAGGCAAAGAGAGACCAAGTTATAATGGCGATTTACCAGAAAGCAATAATGGTTTAGGTTTAATGTTGTTAGGTGTTACTGGAGATTTGGTTTTACCAGCAGACGTTTATGCCGAAATTAAAAAGAACACTATTGCTCAAGTTAGAGGAACGGTTCAGGCAGATATTTTAAAAGAAGATCAAGCGCAAAACACCTGTATATTCTCTACAGAATTTGCATTGCGTTTAATGGGTGACGTACAAGAATATTTTATAGAAAATAATGTGCGTAACTTCTATTCGGTTTCAATTTCTGGATATCATATTGCAGAAGCAGGAGCAAATCCAATCACGCAATTAGCATTAACATTATCAAACGGATTTACTTATGTAGAGTATTACTTAAGTCGTGGAATGGATATTAATAAGTTTGGGCCAAACTTATCGTTCTTTTTCTCGAATGGTATCGATCCAGAATATTCTGTAATTGGTCGTGTGGCTAGAAAAATATGGTCTAAAGCTTTAAAGCATAAATATGGTGCAAATTCTAGAGCACAAATGCTTAAATACCATATTCAAACGTCTGGTAGAAGTTTACATGCTCAGGAGATTGATTTTAACGATATTCGTACAACGCTACAAGCATTATATGCTATTTACGATAATTGCAACTCGTTACACACTAACGCGTACGATGAGGCTATTACAACACCTACAGAAGAATCTGTACGTCGTGCAATGGCAATACAATTAATTATTAATAAAGAGTTAGGATTGGCTAAAAACGAAAATCCTATTCAAGGTTCTTTTATTATTGAAGAATTAACCGATTTAGTAGAAGATGCTGTTTTAACAGAATTTGACAGAATTACAGAAAGAGGAGGCGTTTTAGGAGCCATGGAAACCATGTACCAACGTTCTAAAATTCAAGAAGAAAGCTTGTATTACGAAACATTAAAGCATAATGGAGAGTTTCCTATAATTGGAGTAAATACATTTTTGAGTTCTAAAGGATCACCAACGGTTATTCCAAAAGAAGTGATTCGTGCAACCGAAGAAGAAAAGCAATTTCAAATTAAAACACTAGAGCATTTACATAAAGCAAATGATACTGATGTATTACTAAAAGAACTTCAGCAGAAAGCCATCAAGAATGAAAATATTTTTGAAGCTTTAATGGAAGTTTGTAAAGTATGTTCTCTTGGAGAGATTACAGCTTCGTTATTTGAAGTAGGAGGACAGTATAGACGTAATATGTAA
- a CDS encoding DUF4197 domain-containing protein: MKKFIALLLVLNLSACAELQQVVNQLPQGNGSISQLDIGNGLREALDLGIDKQVSKLTSKDGFYNNELVKILLPEELQKVDKALRDIGLGSLADDGIKVLNRAAEDAVSEATPIFIDAVKDITFNDAKNILLGNKDAATQYLNEKTQTALYAKFNPVIKNSFAKVGADQIWSNLINKYNAIPFTNNVNPDLTDYVTTEALKGVYKMIAVEELEIREKVGSRTTSLLQKVFALQD; encoded by the coding sequence ATGAAAAAATTTATTGCCCTTTTATTAGTATTAAATTTATCTGCTTGTGCAGAATTACAGCAGGTTGTAAACCAATTACCTCAAGGTAATGGAAGTATCTCTCAATTAGATATTGGTAACGGATTGCGCGAAGCACTTGATTTAGGTATTGACAAACAGGTTAGTAAACTAACGTCTAAAGATGGATTTTACAATAACGAATTAGTAAAAATTTTACTACCTGAAGAGTTACAAAAAGTAGACAAAGCTTTAAGAGATATTGGATTAGGAAGTTTAGCAGACGATGGTATAAAGGTATTAAATCGTGCGGCAGAAGACGCTGTAAGCGAAGCAACGCCTATATTTATTGATGCTGTTAAAGACATAACGTTTAATGATGCTAAAAACATTTTATTAGGTAACAAAGATGCTGCTACACAATACTTAAACGAGAAAACACAAACTGCGCTTTATGCTAAATTTAATCCTGTGATTAAAAATAGTTTTGCTAAAGTTGGTGCAGACCAGATTTGGTCTAACTTAATTAATAAATATAATGCAATACCATTTACTAATAATGTAAATCCAGATTTAACAGATTATGTTACTACTGAAGCTTTAAAAGGTGTTTACAAAATGATTGCTGTAGAGGAATTAGAAATTAGAGAGAAAGTAGGCTCTAGAACAACTAGTTTGTTACAAAAAGTTTTTGCTTTGCAGGACTAA
- a CDS encoding OsmC family protein, which translates to MIQNHTFKAKVNWTINEGGSTRNPRNFSRNHSVTIANKAALLQMSAAKPFRGDDTLYNPEDLLLSALASCHMMSYLYVCAQNNIEVLSYTDTAEGDLEVKTTGSGSFKRVRLKPIVTIKDTTQKTLALSLHEKANSLCFIANSCNFPISHEALVFVG; encoded by the coding sequence ATGATTCAAAATCACACCTTTAAAGCAAAAGTAAACTGGACAATAAACGAAGGCGGAAGCACTCGAAATCCAAGAAATTTCAGTAGAAATCATAGCGTTACAATTGCTAATAAGGCAGCACTACTACAAATGTCGGCTGCAAAACCATTTAGAGGAGACGATACGTTGTATAATCCAGAAGATTTATTGTTATCTGCTTTAGCATCTTGCCACATGATGTCTTATTTATATGTTTGTGCTCAAAATAATATAGAGGTTTTAAGTTATACAGATACTGCAGAAGGCGATTTAGAAGTAAAAACTACAGGTAGCGGAAGTTTTAAAAGAGTACGATTAAAACCAATAGTTACAATAAAGGATACTACACAAAAAACACTAGCGCTTAGTTTGCATGAAAAAGCAAACAGTTTATGTTTTATAGCCAATTCGTGTAATTTTCCAATTTCTCATGAGGCTTTAGTTTTTGTAGGTTAG
- the cas9 gene encoding type II CRISPR RNA-guided endonuclease Cas9 (Cas9, originally named Csn1, is the large, multifunctional signature protein of type II CRISPR/Cas systems. It is well known even to general audiences because its RNA-guided endonuclease activity has made it a popular tool for custom editing of eukaryotic genomes.), which translates to MNKILGLDLGTNSIGWAIVEKEKSEKEYSLIDKGVRIFSEGVNIEAKTSSESSKAAQRTDYRSGRKLKYRRKLRKLRLLKVLSDNNLCPTLSDEELNLWRYKKIYPENDGFRLWLSTDNQDNETERKKQNKNPYAFRYKVSTQKLDLNTTVEKHELGRALYHMAQRRGFLSNRLDTSDNSIIEEKNSEIEDIIQQCNTSEELLKIYNEFLEVYDKSDAYSKALFTLGRAFKTILKENVNAEFVAIKEKLLERLNRKEFLGKVKSAISDLSAKIEEANCNTLGEYFYGLHKEGLRIRNNYTHREEHYLHEFHVICDQQNLSTILKKEIENAIFFQRPLKSQKGLVAKCPLENDKACVPISHPDFELFRMYGFINSIKTKPIDEDKLRFLNTEEKLIIAPLFYRKSKPNFDFEEISKKLTPKNLKSGYYKDKNTKDFDILFNFGSYTNVSGCPTIANLRSVFGEDWKTYLIQNFKKKNKDNSNKTEDQIIDAIWHILFRFDKTEKLKQFVIDYLGCDEVTAIKFSKIKLKQDYGSLSLKAIRNILPYLEKGLLYSHAVFLANMKTVLPKEAWNNETDRHVINKEVFSIIDNFNTYKNRVDIVNGLIKKVKDNKETWSDNNTFVIEAYKKDIVRNIQDYFGLKRWDSFSEEKQKKLLKDSFSVFSSQMKLNSGRGEFLKRETLDERVKDFLRDNFNIEEDKLKKLYHPSAIEVYNKAKRSDKDEKLYLGSPLISSIKNPMAMRALHQLRKVINQLIKDDAIDENTIVRIEMARELKSANERVAIRQWQNDLQNNRKEYVGAIRKLYKEDCGLDIEPSQDEILKYQLWLEQNRVCLYTGKSIGICDFIGANPKFDIEHTVPRSKSLDNSQTNKTLCCSIYNRDIKKDKIPTECSNHEEILPLIKHWYAKYKNLETQIRDITKKVRVASTKEGRDSYIQKRAKLRFEYNYLKHKYRTFTITEIPKGFKNSQSVDIGIISKYGNLFLKSLFIKVYPVKGKTTSNLRDIWGLDKKERVNHAHHAKDAVVVACCSKDINDALAEYYHNYEDYKFYGKPKPSFKHRIPWKGFNNDVKSFDVNTLISHHTPNVLPIQSKKAIRKQGIIQRNEKGEIKYKQGDTVRGALHKESFYGAIKREETNKKGEVEDVIKYVLRKPLESFSDTDLKNIVDDTIKAIVINGRSQENILKKEIETFKKQINKVNDAEEQIIKAQIEILSNKIKNELYVLPNKNGKPVPIKKIRYFTTDVKAPLEIKKHRDISRHEHKQHYFAKNDSNYCMAIYEGVDVKGKVKRSNLLINNLDAGSYFKKSNTDNEIYPIAPEKDENNNPLKYILTKGKMVLVYDKTPNELFDMEGSQLLERLFQITQMDVEASCIKLLHHSEAREKKSLTSFMGLKSGMKGGKNIGEHKKFPWIKVGVNSFDCLVEGYDFRISASGKLEFVN; encoded by the coding sequence ATGAATAAGATATTAGGATTAGATTTAGGAACCAATAGTATTGGTTGGGCAATTGTAGAAAAAGAGAAAAGCGAAAAAGAATATTCTTTAATAGACAAAGGTGTTCGAATATTTTCGGAAGGTGTTAATATTGAAGCAAAAACAAGTAGCGAGAGCTCAAAAGCAGCACAACGAACTGATTATAGAAGTGGTAGAAAACTAAAATATAGAAGAAAACTTAGAAAGCTAAGGCTATTAAAAGTTTTATCAGACAATAACTTATGTCCAACACTTTCAGACGAAGAATTAAATCTTTGGCGTTATAAAAAAATCTATCCAGAAAATGATGGCTTTAGATTATGGCTAAGCACAGATAATCAAGACAATGAAACAGAACGGAAAAAACAAAATAAAAACCCTTATGCATTTCGTTATAAAGTCTCAACCCAAAAATTAGATTTAAATACGACTGTTGAAAAGCATGAATTAGGCAGAGCTTTGTATCACATGGCACAAAGACGTGGTTTTTTAAGTAATAGATTAGATACTTCGGACAATTCGATTATTGAAGAAAAAAATAGCGAAATTGAAGATATTATTCAGCAATGTAATACTTCTGAAGAATTGCTTAAAATATATAATGAATTTTTAGAAGTTTATGATAAATCAGATGCATACAGTAAGGCATTATTTACTTTAGGTAGAGCTTTTAAAACCATTTTAAAAGAAAACGTAAATGCAGAATTTGTTGCAATTAAAGAAAAGTTATTAGAACGATTAAATCGCAAAGAATTTTTAGGCAAAGTTAAAAGTGCTATTAGTGATTTGTCTGCAAAAATAGAAGAAGCCAATTGCAATACTTTGGGAGAATATTTTTATGGCTTACATAAAGAAGGACTTAGAATAAGAAACAATTACACCCATCGTGAAGAACATTACTTACACGAGTTTCATGTTATTTGCGACCAACAAAATCTTTCAACAATACTAAAAAAAGAAATTGAAAATGCTATATTTTTTCAAAGACCATTAAAATCGCAAAAAGGATTGGTTGCCAAATGTCCTTTAGAGAACGACAAGGCTTGTGTGCCAATTTCTCATCCAGATTTTGAATTGTTTAGAATGTATGGTTTTATTAATTCAATTAAAACAAAGCCAATAGATGAAGACAAGTTAAGGTTTTTAAATACCGAAGAAAAGTTAATTATAGCACCACTTTTTTATAGAAAATCGAAGCCTAATTTTGATTTTGAAGAAATATCTAAAAAATTAACTCCTAAAAATTTAAAATCAGGCTATTATAAAGACAAGAATACAAAAGATTTTGATATTTTATTCAACTTCGGAAGCTATACAAATGTTAGTGGTTGTCCAACAATTGCAAATTTAAGATCTGTTTTTGGTGAGGATTGGAAAACCTATTTAATTCAGAATTTCAAAAAAAAGAATAAAGACAATTCTAATAAAACAGAAGATCAAATAATTGATGCTATTTGGCACATCCTTTTTAGATTTGATAAAACCGAAAAACTAAAACAATTTGTAATAGATTATTTAGGTTGCGATGAGGTAACTGCTATAAAATTTTCAAAAATAAAATTAAAACAAGACTATGGTTCTTTAAGTTTAAAGGCTATTCGTAATATTTTGCCTTATTTAGAAAAAGGATTGTTGTATTCGCATGCCGTTTTTCTTGCAAACATGAAAACTGTTTTGCCTAAAGAGGCTTGGAATAATGAAACAGATAGACATGTTATTAATAAAGAAGTGTTTTCTATAATAGACAATTTTAATACTTATAAAAATAGAGTTGACATTGTTAATGGGTTAATTAAAAAGGTAAAAGACAATAAAGAAACCTGGAGCGATAACAATACTTTTGTAATTGAAGCCTATAAAAAAGACATAGTTAGAAATATTCAAGACTATTTTGGATTAAAACGTTGGGATTCATTCTCTGAAGAAAAACAAAAAAAACTTTTAAAAGATAGTTTTAGTGTTTTTTCTTCTCAAATGAAACTAAATTCTGGGCGAGGAGAATTTTTGAAAAGAGAAACATTAGATGAGCGTGTAAAAGATTTTTTAAGAGATAACTTTAATATTGAAGAAGATAAACTTAAAAAACTCTATCATCCGTCTGCAATAGAGGTTTATAACAAAGCAAAACGCAGCGACAAAGACGAAAAACTGTATTTAGGGAGTCCGCTAATATCATCCATTAAAAACCCAATGGCAATGCGAGCCTTGCATCAACTGCGTAAAGTCATTAATCAATTAATAAAAGATGATGCTATAGACGAGAATACTATTGTACGTATTGAAATGGCAAGAGAACTTAAAAGTGCTAACGAAAGAGTTGCTATTAGGCAATGGCAAAATGATTTGCAGAATAATAGAAAAGAGTATGTTGGTGCTATACGAAAACTTTATAAAGAAGATTGTGGTTTAGATATTGAACCATCTCAAGATGAGATTTTAAAATACCAATTGTGGTTAGAGCAAAATAGAGTATGTCTTTATACAGGGAAAAGTATTGGGATTTGTGATTTTATTGGCGCAAACCCAAAATTTGATATTGAGCATACTGTTCCAAGAAGTAAGAGTTTAGATAATTCTCAAACCAATAAAACCTTGTGTTGCTCTATTTATAATAGAGACATTAAAAAAGATAAAATACCTACAGAATGTAGTAATCATGAAGAAATATTACCACTAATAAAACATTGGTATGCTAAATATAAAAACTTAGAAACTCAAATTAGAGATATTACTAAAAAAGTAAGAGTTGCAAGCACAAAAGAAGGTAGAGATAGTTACATCCAGAAAAGAGCCAAATTACGTTTCGAATATAATTATTTAAAGCATAAATACAGAACGTTTACAATAACTGAAATTCCAAAAGGATTTAAAAACAGTCAATCTGTGGATATTGGAATTATTAGTAAATATGGTAATTTATTTTTAAAATCGTTATTCATAAAGGTGTATCCTGTAAAAGGAAAAACAACATCAAATTTAAGAGATATTTGGGGATTAGATAAAAAGGAAAGAGTTAACCATGCGCATCATGCTAAAGACGCTGTAGTAGTTGCGTGTTGCTCCAAAGATATAAATGATGCTTTAGCAGAATATTATCATAATTACGAAGATTATAAATTTTACGGAAAGCCAAAACCTTCTTTTAAACATAGAATCCCATGGAAAGGCTTTAATAATGATGTTAAGAGCTTTGATGTTAATACATTAATTAGTCATCACACACCAAATGTTTTACCAATACAAAGTAAAAAAGCAATACGTAAACAAGGTATTATACAAAGAAACGAAAAAGGCGAAATTAAATACAAACAAGGTGATACTGTTAGAGGAGCATTACATAAAGAAAGTTTTTATGGCGCTATAAAAAGAGAAGAAACCAATAAAAAAGGAGAAGTTGAAGATGTAATAAAATATGTTTTAAGAAAACCGTTAGAAAGTTTTTCGGATACAGATTTAAAAAACATTGTAGACGATACAATTAAAGCAATTGTTATAAATGGTCGTAGTCAAGAAAATATATTAAAGAAAGAAATTGAAACTTTTAAAAAACAAATTAATAAAGTAAATGATGCCGAAGAGCAAATTATAAAAGCTCAAATAGAAATATTATCTAATAAAATTAAGAATGAACTTTATGTATTACCAAACAAAAATGGAAAACCAGTACCAATTAAAAAAATTAGATATTTTACAACAGATGTAAAAGCGCCATTAGAAATTAAAAAGCATCGGGATATTTCTAGACATGAGCATAAGCAACATTATTTTGCTAAAAATGATAGTAACTATTGTATGGCAATCTATGAAGGTGTTGATGTAAAAGGAAAAGTAAAAAGATCGAATTTGTTAATCAATAATTTAGATGCTGGAAGCTATTTTAAAAAGAGTAATACAGATAATGAAATTTACCCAATAGCACCAGAAAAGGATGAAAACAATAATCCGTTAAAATATATTTTAACAAAAGGTAAAATGGTTCTTGTTTATGATAAAACACCTAATGAGTTGTTTGATATGGAAGGATCTCAATTGTTAGAACGTTTATTTCAAATTACACAAATGGATGTAGAAGCTTCGTGTATTAAGCTCTTGCATCATAGTGAAGCTAGAGAAAAGAAGTCATTAACGTCATTTATGGGATTAAAATCTGGAATGAAAGGTGGTAAAAATATTGGTGAACATAAAAAATTTCCATGGATAAAAGTTGGTGTTAATAGTTTTGATTGCTTAGTGGAAGGTTATGATTTTAGAATTTCCGCTTCAGGAAAATTAGAATTTGTAAATTAG
- a CDS encoding ABC transporter substrate-binding protein, with protein MKMKDQIGRQLNIDTIPKRIISLVPSQTELLYDLGLEHSIVGITKFCVHPFHFKSIKQIVGGTKQISIEKIKALKPDIILCNKEENTKDIVEACEAICTTHVSDIVTIENCIEVINQYGEIFNKQINAQKISDKINVNLKDFKTFIKSKPTLKAAYFIWRNPWMAAGSGTFINHLLELNKFENIYKNLERYPEIELKNLRLEGDPEIVLLSSEPYPFKNEHALEVGSASQHAKIIFVDGEMFSWYGSRLIKAFNYFKTLRENF; from the coding sequence ATGAAAATGAAAGATCAAATAGGTAGACAATTAAATATAGATACTATTCCAAAGCGAATAATCTCACTCGTACCATCGCAAACCGAATTACTTTACGATTTAGGTCTAGAACATTCCATAGTTGGCATCACTAAATTTTGTGTACATCCATTTCATTTTAAAAGCATAAAACAAATAGTAGGAGGTACAAAGCAAATTAGTATAGAGAAAATAAAGGCACTTAAGCCAGATATTATTCTTTGCAATAAAGAAGAAAATACTAAAGATATAGTAGAAGCTTGCGAAGCCATTTGCACAACTCATGTGTCAGATATTGTAACAATAGAAAATTGTATTGAAGTCATTAACCAATATGGAGAAATTTTCAATAAGCAAATAAATGCTCAAAAAATATCAGATAAAATAAATGTTAATTTAAAAGATTTTAAAACATTTATTAAAAGCAAGCCAACTTTAAAAGCAGCTTATTTTATATGGCGAAATCCATGGATGGCAGCAGGAAGCGGAACATTTATAAATCACTTATTAGAATTAAATAAATTCGAGAATATTTATAAAAATTTAGAACGCTATCCAGAAATAGAATTAAAAAATTTGCGATTAGAAGGCGATCCTGAAATCGTGTTATTATCCAGCGAACCTTATCCATTTAAAAACGAGCACGCTTTAGAAGTTGGCAGTGCATCTCAACATGCAAAAATCATTTTTGTAGACGGAGAAATGTTTTCGTGGTATGGCTCAAGGCTTATAAAAGCATTTAACTATTTTAAGACGCTACGTGAAAATTTTTAG